One genomic region from Rhinoraja longicauda isolate Sanriku21f chromosome 8, sRhiLon1.1, whole genome shotgun sequence encodes:
- the LOC144596149 gene encoding secreted phosphoprotein 24-like translates to MKSFLLAIAAVQILHCSGVPSTKDALRASVAKLNEITEFTNLCAITRRGVTTTYRTGKLSYNVDLTFSVKETVCSKNSGQEFDDPSCTFHPKNIAEKGFCKSRVEYFADKVADVDVECEGLKTIDSESDSTESNETSIEAQSKSNETSLEETSSVGSKSEEISLEDSSNDKSKSTETSIEDPDNIQDNSEETSIEESSNMKSKSTELSQEESSNEGVSSQVGDTNHE, encoded by the exons ATGAAATCCTTCCTCCTCGCCATCGCTGCCGTTCAGATCCTACACTGCTCAG GAGTGCCAAGCACCAAGGATGCTCTGAGAGCCTCAGTTGCAAAGCTGAATGAAATCACCGAGTTCACCAACCTGTGTGCGATCACCAGGAGAGGTGTAACAACT ACCTATCGCACGGGTAAGCTGTCATACAATGTGGATTTAACATTCTCCGTGAAGGAaactgtctgctccaagaattctGGACAGGAATTTGATGATCCCAGTTGCACCTTTCACCCTAAGAACATTGCT GAGAAAGGGTTTTGCAAAAGCCGTGTGGAATATTTTGCTGATAAGGTGGCTGACGTTGATGTGGAGTGTGAAGGTCTGAAGACCATTGACAGCGAGAGTGACTCAACAGAGTCCAATGAAACCAGTATTGAG gctCAAAGCAAATCAAATGAGACATCACTAGAGGAAACCTCAAGT GTGGGAAGCAAGTCAGAAGAAATTTCACTGGAAGATTCTTCAAAT GACAAATCCAAATCAACAGAGACATCAATCGAGGATCCAGACAAT ataCAAGACAATTCAGAAGAGACATCAATCGAGGAGTCTTCCAAT ATGAAAAGCAAATCAACAGAATTATCTCAGGAGGAATCTTCAAACGAGGGAGTGAGTTCTCAAGTGGGAGACACTAACCATGAATGA